From the Papaver somniferum cultivar HN1 chromosome 2, ASM357369v1, whole genome shotgun sequence genome, the window ATTTCCTAAGAATTACATAACTATGTAGTGTTTCTAACAATATGTCAAAATAGTCGATCAGTCTTAAAGTTGCTGATCGTTTCTAAGCATCCAAATATATTTGCATCCACGCCCTGCGAAAAATACTTACGGATTCTTGATCTCCTTCCAAGGCTTTAATATCTCTGTGCTGCAGCGCTGCTCGCTTTAAGACTGATGATAAACAGATTGGTATCACAGTTGCAGGAGGTCCATCTGTCACTGAGCGACTTCTGTAGTTCCATCGCTTTTGAAGCTGCTGTGTTGAACAAATTAAAATTCTCAATCAATTGCAGCAATTATCATCATAACCACAGACTTGCCAATGCACCTAAAAGAATCTTCCCaccaaaacaaataaaaagagaagaatgAGGTTTTTGGAGAACCAGGGCCTTATTTATGAAAAGGTTCTATTGTCCAGTCTTATAGTAAAACAGGATTCATTGATGTATCTGCTCAAATTAGTGAGCAAAATGTAATTCAACTTACCAGTCGAATCACCAAAGCATTGGCTGTAATCAAGTTTGCTCCCTAAGCATATCCAGTATCTGCTTGAAACCAGCATCCCTCTTTTTCTCAACTGAACCATCTTCTGAGCTTTGCTTACTCTCGTTGTCATTATACCTATTAGACTGTGACCCTCTAGATTTTGCAAAAGGAATACTCATCGAGTCCGAAATCCGTGAGTAATCATTTGATCTGGAGTTCTCAATACCTCCAAAGCGATCTTCTGACGGTCTGGACCCTCTGGATTCCTGGCTTCTAGTTTCATAGGCATCTCCTCGACTCCCTCCATATTGACGTTCACTGGAGCTCCCTCGAGACCCACCGTAACCACCGAATTGACGTTCACTGGAGCTGCCTCTTGAGCCCCCATGACCACCGAATTGACGTTCACTGGAGCTGCCTCTTGAACCTCCATAACCACCGAATTGACGTTCACTAGAGTTCCCTCTTGACCCTGAGTAACCTCCAGGTTGGCGTTCACTAGAGTTTCCTCGAGACCCTGAGTAACCTCCATATTGACGTTCGCTGGAGTTCCCTCGAGACCCTGAGTAACCTCCATACTGACGTTCACCTGAGTTTCCTCGAGACTCGGAGTAATTTCCAAATTGGCGGTTCATTCCTGATCCTGAGTCACTATACCTTCCATAACTTCTCTCATTCCCATCCATGCTACCTATACTACCTGCGATGCTTGGAAGCTGGTAACAGAAgtataaactagttagagaattatCGCTCTCATTTTGCAGAATCCATGCAAATTACAAGTTCAGTTTTAATGCACTTCTTAAGATACAGTGGTATTTATCAGCCACTACAGTAGCTAATTCAATTCCATTTTGTAAATCCACGACAACCCCTTGAGACAATCAGATGTTGTGATGTATGGAACTCGCCAAGTTGACTCAACAAGAAAAAGAAGCATACCTCCTTAAATTTACAGCCAAGGTCACGTTCTATAGTGGTGACGGAACGGCGCTGGGCCTTTGTATACATAAGAATTGCAGTACCCTTTTTTCCTGCACGACCAGTCCGACCAGATCTGTGAACAAAAATTTCGGAGGTATTGGGGATTTCAAAGTGAATGACCTGCACATATTTGTTTAGTATGAATAAGCTGAAACACAACAAATACGACTGCagctcaaacaaaaaaaaacacattcTGTTTTAGAGAAGGCAAAGACTGGTAGGTACTGCCTTACCAGGTCAACATTAGGGATGTCAAGTCCACGAGCAGCAACATCTGTAGCAACCAATACATTAAACCGTCCATCACGAAAAGCAGCAAGAGTTTTGTCCCTCTGGAACTGCTGCATGTTTCCGTGCAATGCTTTGCTTGAAAGAGCACCCCCCATAGATCTCGAAAGTTCTTCAGCATCTTTTTTAGTCCTCGTGAAGATTATGCTTTTACCTCCTTGCCCGTACGTCTGCCAGTACAAAATTTGTTTGAAATGAATAAACCCAGAAAGTTAAGCAGAAACATTCGTGCTGGTGGAGCTGGTCAACTACATATAAGGTGGGTGATAATCAAGAGGAAAAAAAATAGCTATCCAGTAAATaaactcacaaaaaaaaaaatcaaaaaagaaaggCTAAACCAATGCATTTTctacaagatattcaagttgtggTATTGTTCAACTGATTAGCTGCATCCTATCGTCTGAACGAAAACTATGTCTAACTTATTTGATATTAATGAAACCTAAAGTCCTCATCTTCCATGAAGCTAGCAATTAAGATTGAAATCTTTGAGCAGACAGGGACAATGTAGAGGTCCCATATTACAGATGGCATAATAGGGAGAAATCAATATATGACGCTGATAATGCATTTATAAACATGCAAAAATAGTAAAATACACAGACCAGAGAATGGAACGTGGAGACGTATCATTTATTCATGACTTTTAGTAGAAGCTATGAACTTACAGCTCTCAGTGATGAAAGCTATGAACTTACAGATATCAGTGACGAAAGAGTATTTTCCTTCCCAGAGTTGGATGACACGATAGAGAAGAGGGAGATACCGTCAGCCAATTTTTGATGTGAATCACCCACCTGCATGGAGATACCGTCAGCCAAATTATGTGATTAAAGTCTAAAATTCAAGTGAACTTCAATTCGATGTTATACAAAGTAATGAATATGACCTATGTAGAAGGAACATATTATACAGGGTGTAATAAATAACTTACAAGGTCAACTACTACAGGTTTGTTGAGATATTTCCTTGAAAGCTCATTCACCCATGAAGGCATTGTTGCTGAAAATAACATGCATTGTCTTTCTTCAGGTAAATAATTCAAAATGCGTTCAACATCCTCCTGGAAACCAACAGCCAACATCTGATCAGCTTCGTCCAGCACAACAAACTTCACTTCAGACAGATTGAGGGCACCCCTTTCAACGAGGTCAATAATTCTGCCAGGTGTGCCAACAGCAATGTCTATGCCCATCCCAAGTGACCGAATTTGGTTAGTGATTGGTACCCCACCGTAAAGGCAAGCACTACTCAGGTTGGGTGCAGATTCTTTGAACTCTTTCTGCACTTGCCGAGCAAGCTCCCGAGTAGGGGCCAAGACGAGTGCACTAGGAGAACGCCTTTGCCTGCAGCATAAAAAAGACAGCAGCTGATGTGAAACAATGTTTACCCACGCCTCGTGATACATTATgcttatttcataaaacattCACAGGACGAAACATAGAGCATTAACGGGAAAAAATAATATTAAGGCTTCAACCAACTTTTAAATTTATGGAGAGGCTCTCTAAACTCCAGACTGTTATAGGCAATTAGGACGTAATAGTAGGAACAATGAAAAACAATGGAAAATCTAACCATTATGCTGCAAAAGAAATAGTATGGTTAAGACCAAAAACAAACCTGCGAGGAGAACGATTTCGAATAATCTTATCCAAAATGGGAATACCAAAGGCAAGAGTCTTTCCAGATCCAGTAATAGCTCTTCCAATCATATCACGCCCTGCCATGGCTGGTTCCAACACTGCCCTCTGATAGAATTTGACAGAAAAGAGTAAGCACACCAAACAAAAACTCAAAGGTTCTTTCATATTCATGGCCTGCAAAAACTTACATAAGTAATTCAAAGACCCAGTTCTCCTAAACCTCTTTCTAAGAAACCATTTCTTTGCAGCAGACATCAAGATAACTTTTTTACTACAAAATTATGCATTTCATGCTAAAGGAAACATCTTTCAGTTTTTCCATATGCACCAAACAACAATATCTAAAATTTCAATGAATTAGGTTTAGTTACAAACATGTCTACTCAATTATACATTGGAAATGCCAAAGCTTTCACACGGAAAGACAAACCTGAATGGGAAAAAGCTGTGTAATTCCACGTCTAGAGAGCGCGGAAACAATCTCATCCGAAATTCCAAGCTGGGCAATATCCAGAttcccaccaccatcaccaccaccgctGCTACTACTACttctactaccactacttcttgaAGTACCATTACCAGCATCAAAAGAAGCACTGATTTCAGCAGAAATTGGGTATCCAACAACTGACGAAGAAGAAACATAGAAACAAGTCCTACGTTTGTTGTTGTTACTATTGACGGAAATGGAAATTGAAAGTGGAGAAAAGttgcagagaagagaagaagaagatgtagcaGATAGATTAGGGTTTTTATGGAGGAAAGCTGTTGATGGAAGTGGAGAGAATAAGAGGGAAGAAGAAGCCATTGTTTACTTTGGAGGCCAAATAGTGAAGAATGACCTGAAATGAAATTGTGGGTTTAGGATTTGGTTTTAATGGTCGAGAAACCAAAACGGACCCGAATAATCCAAATAAGAGTAAATATCGTCTTTTGACGTATCTCTCCCGAGTCGCGTGTCTCATCTCCCGCCACTGGAAAAGTATTTGCTATTCTTATATTTTTATTTGTACAAGCCTATGCACACCAACGATGCGCCTGTCCTTTCACTCAGCTGTAATACTCTTGGAAAAGGCTATCGGCCGGTCGCCATTATTGGGATATTTATATCAGGTCATTTTTTACTATTCATGCTGATATAACAATTACAATTATTGAAATGTAAATCTAAGAACAAAGCTAGAAAAACTACTTAAAAACACAACAAAATAGAGGCTATTTCTTAAGATTGCAACGGAATAAGAGAGTAAATTATCAAAGACTAAGGAGGCTTCATCAACGATCAGAATGATTGCCAACACTACAGATAAACTGCATGAGAGCAAACCAACACCATACGATAAATCTATCAAGGTAGTTGAATGCCCGGACGACTTGGAGGAAGCAATGAATTGCAACCTACAGGAACATCGACTCACAGCACATCGGACCCAAGCCCTTCAATGAGTAAAGTGGCTTAAGGAAAGATTGTCACGCTTCTTAAATGAAGAATAATGGAAATAATATTAATGAAAATCCACAAAAGTAGCAGTAGAATCGGCCCCGAGAGAAATTGAAGAAAGTACTACAAAGTTTCACAAATCAACAAACAAATAACCTATATAAGAAACCAAAAAATCCTCAAGAAAATAGTTTTTCCATATCCAAACAGACCCCTTGTGACCATCAACAGAATACCTCCTACACTTGTACTACATTTATATGTACTTACTGCTCAAGCCCTCGCTGAAGGAGTAAATTGGTTTAAAAGTCTTATGTCGAAGTATATccagcggcttaattctgagagtattcaactctggactaggtcccgggtttttctgcatttgcggtttcctcgttaacaaaatcttgttgtgtcttttactttcctttccacaattataattgttgttattgaaaaagcgggggtctaacaaccacacccaatatttcgcttagcaatctgtatggacaactccaatataattccaagagaatcaactagacagtcagactcaatcaatgaatatatatccaagagttgtatctcaatttctcaattcaatccgcaatcaaacaaataggaatttgcgagcccgattgaatataagaaataacttggacgatatcaaaaaccaatatccaagtgtcaatcaatttaatcaacaaccaaagtttggattcacgattgattgaacttactcacaacatgtgatatttcaattatataaacaaatataatgcggaaaagaaataacacagacaccagaaattttattaacgaggaaaccgcaaatgcagaaaaaccccaggacctagtccagatttgaacaccacactgtattaagacgctacatacactagcctactccaagttaaattcggattggaatgtagttgagccctaaccaatctcacactgatcaacagttgcgctccttacgtctctgaatcccaacaggaccctacgtacttgattccctaagctgatctcacccacaagtaagagttgctacgacccaaagtcgaagacttgataaaccaatctgtctcacacagaaaaatctattgtatagataaatctatctcccacagataaacctatgagttttgttccatcttttgataaatcaaagtgaacaggaaccaattgatataccggacttatattcttgaagaacaacctagaaatatcaatcacctcacaataatcttaatcgtatggtagcgaaacaagatattgtggaatcacaaacgatgagacgaagatgtttgtgactactttttatcttgcctaccggagaatcaatctcaagcaaatcttagagaagatagtactcaatacgatagaacatggcaagaccagaacacgcaactacagagaaaatagttgggtatggctttaaattcccaatgaagtctttaagtcgttaacctacaggatttcgtgaaaaacctaaggttaaaggagaatcgactctagtcgcaactaatatcacacagaaggtgtggggattaggttttccagttgctacagttctcctttatatagtcttcaaatcagggtttgcaatcaatgttaccttggtaacaaagcattcaatattcaccgttagatgaaaacctgattagactcaagctaatatctttcaaccgttagatcgaacttagcttgttacacatcaatgaaaagtgactttatttagatatgagtaactgtacctaaacgtgtgcaccttttttggctcaacaatagttaaccgaagttagctatatgaacactttcatgtcaaccttattcatcttaaccataactagttcaaatgactcaaatgaaactagttctagagttgttcaattgtttatattctcacggaagtatacaagacacaattgaagcaaaatcgattttgattcacatgaatcaagtcatgaacattatagccacggtttgcaaaatattgcattccttaatatataaatgtaatatttcatgaacaaaccgattttagaacattatccacttagTTATGCATACGGATACGTGTACCTAAATGGCCGGACTAATTTTGAGTTTTTCCAGTACgccaactggtacgcataccttccaaactcagcagagattcccggacctgaaccttatgccagtacgcgtaccagtatgcatacaaggttcccggactttcacaaaaccaactagtacgcatacgggtatgcataccatggttcccggacttggattacatatatgcaagtacccatactatgcttatatccaattgttctaagctctcatttcaaccattgaaacattcttggaagacgacaatagctgtctcacacaaactattagctttctatcttaatccgagacttagttataagtagactataaatcaagacttatagttttgacaactaaacttgacaacaagcttgagatagcaacacttgcgagttcgatcgagcagtgctctaacgatctccccctttgtcaaatttagtgaaaaaactatcaatacatataaaatacaaaagaaataaactttgtagcttgatcgaattttagatagtggtaaataaggttgtcgttcactcggactttgttgaattgattctaggcttaaatgtaaaaatactaaaaataagaaattatatacaaaatattgtcacagatgaagaatttactgggactcaggatttgattgtttttcatattcaagtggttcagaaaataatcctaggcaattatagctcaaaataaaagtaatattaactttattctttgccaaagtagatttcataaaacattagttgtaagttgtgagcatgacgcatcaaaattaattaaaactaagcatgcgacatcagacaaaataacaaataattaatataaatcataaaacaattaaatctatgcaaatagttataaaagaattaatttaattaccacatgggtgaaaaacaacttcctccgttgtcccagtgatgggttctagctccgcatggtgaaaacacactcaaaaatataactcatagctcaaatgatGCTTTTATAGatgaaaaaataatgaaaacagAAGGTCGCAACGCTTTGTTGGCGTTACAGAAACTACTGTTACAATTACACTTCTGAACAATTGTTGCAAGGAAACAGTTACAATATACGATAAAAGAATAGTGTTGTTGTCACTGTTTATATGTCGCTGCAAAGACTGTTGCAAAACCGTGAATAAACCACAGTTTATTAACGACCGGCTTTGACAGCttattgttcttcatcttcttctcttcctgCAGGTGTAGAAAGCTCTGCAACTTCTTGTTTTTCACTCTGTTCTCGCCCCCAATCACTCCATAACCTTCCTCCTGCTTTCACAATCTCTTTTATACTCAACAGACCCATCCAATCTCCACAATAACTCAATATTattcgagaatattttctttattttttttcttcaagtcaCGGGatttactttctttttatttcttctcaCGCATCTGTTTGCGTTGAATTCTTCCAAGCACGTTGATTACTCGTCTCAGATGACGCTAACACGCAACAAATATACGCTAACTTCCCAAAACAACACCTTCCCGTTGAAACAGAATATCTGCGGTTTATCTTCTTCCCTTTAAACTTCCAAAGCCAACAAGAATTCCCGATATATCTTCTTTTATGTTCTACACTTCCACACTTCTCTGAGTTGGCAAAGAAATCTATTTCAATCAATAAAATATAATCCAGAGAGTAAAATCTTCTCTCACAGTTCTCGTATCTCCCATGATCAAACcagaatatcaagtatttatcacgtGAAATCTTCTTATTTTATCGATTTTAACTTGCATACCATTCCTGTTTTAATGCAACAGGATATTCCCAAATCAATTCCAGCGAAAAATCCCAACAAATCAGCCCAGAAATCAATACAGGAAGTTACGGAATCTgaaattattttcccgccaaaatgtattctttaaatagtgatgaagatggtgatgattgccccttatccagtgatagGGTGCGGTTAGCAATTGGCgcttggggtgcaaatagtaattgaggtgccccttagtagttgagtgccccttatccaaattagggtttcgtttaACATGTGTCATCcagggtacaaaaaccacttttcgagcaactttctccataagagcttatttcacaaaaacacctacaaacaagtttattagtgataaaataagtccccgctaatgtatttatgggtgaaagtGCTTCgtactttcgtgctcatcatagCTCTcattccaaatgcttgatttccttggttcttcaacattactcaaaatcttcgtcagttccaagtacttcagtgattctgactgtgttcaactcaacatcatagttgttgaagatccacaaccataacaatgagaaaatagtagctctcaatctttgttatacagtgtcatagtattattacaccacatcaaagttcaatcgtatcacaactttgacaacaatactatggtgatatgtatcactgccgcttagtcaatacttcatctccaatgaaaaccactcccccttacataatgatccgcaaaccatatgtatttgtagtgtgaaccacacattaattctccccctttttgtcaataaaattggcaaaggtacgaaaactagtacaagataactcctacgaaaaccactcccccatactagtgggatcctaatgaaatttccatagagatacttcatgaacaaaagagaacaacatatcaactttgtttagatgcaatcatatagccgcaactaaatgcattcatcaaggagtttataaagatacaagataactcctacaatattccacagccgcactccccacaaagatttgacaattaagcacaagttcaattaagaactctcccccattaaaatgtcattcccgaaagaacaacaagagcgaccttactttcacaagaaaagaaggatttctttggacattaacaaatcacatgaaacatgaatttgtatccaaaaatactcaattaaattaaccacaagagagcccgattaatttaatcagaaatgctcacataagaggaCTTACGGAgtcgcacagtatttacacaaagatgtggattagGGAaaaaccaatactgcggaatattcaaagattcgtactatgtttcatcactatttgcatagagacatataatagacttaatctttgtatacaaaatttcatcctatcttccatcaatatttgcataatgacataataggattaacttttgtttgtcaaaagttcattcaatctttaatcaatatttgcataattacatatgaaagaattaaattttgacatatatgggacaatcatagttcacggacgcaaacacacatatctcataacaagttgcaatatatgaaaccataaagattaatactgcaaaatcatcttccaaataaacttaagatgaaaatcgttggaaataggtttatgtactcacaataatggctattccaaacccttgttatccttcttaaaacacaagaataaattctcataagaagtttcttagacaaaataaaataactCTAAAAACATAGTCATCAGACAGAATCAACAACCAGAGATCGAACACAGGAAAGTTCATCAGTTgatttcttcagttcgtttttcagaaattcaagattctttgttgcaattccaagttgttcacgaacgacctcaaaatctcgaagaagatttcatgCCAGTTGAGATGACATTTGAACTGGAAGTAATGATCAACATCATGATAGcaagttatgaaaacagggttgtCGTGAAACTCAATAACCTTTCCCTGTTCAGCTTTGTCTTCTTTTTTGCTTCCTTCCATTGTGCACGCCACAAAGAAAAAGAGACCTTTTGACGTTATAGAACGTGTATGTATCAGGAGAAGAAAAacatgatacatatatatgagTGCATCATAGGGAAACCCTAAGGATACTCGTTCACGTTCGGTAAAGGTCAGGTGCACGTACGCTCAAGGTTGCGAACCAGGTTCAAAACCAGGAGCGCAATGGAGCCTAATTTAGAAGTAGTTTTGATAAAAAAATCAAAGACAAATTCTAAGCATATTGACAGACAGTCTGAGCTCAAAAGAGTATAAGATAATTGGTGATAACCAAAAATACACTCAtcaataggaagaaaaataagggtTTTCAAGGTAGGCAATAAATAAAGTATTCTCGAAGAATTATTGATCAATTATATTACAAAATGTGATAATGTACTGGAGCAGAGCTCAACATTCAGATGATCATTTTATCGAAAACAAATACTGACAATAATaatacaacaaagaccactttcTCAAGACAAGAGAGTTTCTTGAAaattatgagcatcctcccaCAGTTTCAAGAAGGATGCTCTCACTTTTTGAGCAGTCAAGTTGTAATTTgatgaaaatatttttcatcaagaatATTATCATTTTCCCTTTTACTTTCTTGAGGATTTTCAGAAACACCAATAGGGTTAGTCAAATGAAAATTAACAAGAGGAGGGGAAGAGATACCTGACACTGTTGCCTTCTTAATGCTGTGtttgagtctatttatacttaTTTTGAGCCCCGAGACatgattattgatgtgaatgtaatCTGGAGTACACATTTTAGATTCAGCACTTTCCTCAGTGAGAGGCACGAAGTTtgatcttttcttcttccttcgatGACTATTTCTCTTCACAGAGCAAATTGAAGAATCAGATGTCCATATgacattcttccctttaaaattGTAAACAAACTTTGTGTCATATTTACAATCAATGATTGGCTCATCACAACGCTTTTCTTAATTGCAGACAAGGCCTTTTACTCCAGCAAAATGAGAAGgaggtttgattacttctttagacatccatacaagaatattataaagtttttcattccgcagtcgaaaacgacatctcctttcaggTGACCTTTGTTCCCGCAATAATAACAATTGAAAGGAATGTTTTTGACAGTTCTCATATGAGCGGTTTTAAAATGTGGACAATCTTTGTTCATAGGAGCATCAGCTGCTGAAGGAAGTTTTTCACTTTTGATGTCAGTGAAATTTTCACTTGGGAATTTGTCATTATCACagaaaaaattgatcttactagtactCGGAGTGTCTATTACTTtgtagcccagaccacgtgtatcaaggtgttctttacatgctcccggcatagtggataattttgtagagctagcatTGAATCTTTTAATATTCTCTTCCAGTGAAttgactttatcaagagcagcaacaaGATCAACCCCTAATTTTTTTTCTCTGGCGAGAAGGCTGATTTCTCTGACGttgaaacatttttgttgagattcatcTCTTGATTCAGTTtcttctgcaagtttttctttcaacacaaagagatttcgacgaagattatcacattcagaattctttaaacgcacatcttcttcacgatctttaagaatagattgtaagagtttgtaaATACAATTATATCCCTTAAAAAATTTCTCAATttcctgttttcttgacagaaagGAGCTAGATATTTAGCCAAGCAagctgttgacttctttttctttaagagattgtcaaaaagcttgatatattatGAGACCTCTTCATCAAGATCTTGTCCCTCTTCTGATTCACTTTCATCAGAAATATCAACCAACTGTTTATCTAggcatttttcccagtcgaaCACAGTTTCGGTCAAACGAGAAGATATGAGAGATTTCTCAGGAGACTCATGATCTTGAGACAAATCAGAAAGCTTCAGAACTGGTGTTGCGTTGCCAGAGATAaaactactgtccatagagtcagatcgctacaaacacagacttatgaggtcttaaacgtatttgcctgctcttataccaattgaaaaagccgggtctaacaaccacaaccaatatttcccTTAGTAATTTGTAtggataactccaatataattccaagagaatcaactagacaaccagactcaatcaatggaaatatatccaagagttatatctcaatttctcaattcaatctgcaatcaaacaaatagaaatttacgagcccgattaaatataagaaataacttggacggtatcaaaaactaatatccaagtgtcaatcaatttaatcaacaaccaaaggttggattcatgaTTAAttaaacttacgcacaacctgtgatatttcaattagataaacaaatataatgcgaaaaataaataacacatacaccagaagttttgttaacgaggaaaccacaaatgcagaaaaactccgggacctagtccagatttgaacaccacactgtattaagccgctacagactctagcctactccaagttaacttcggcgtggaatgtagttgagccctaaccaatatcacactgatcaaggtaaagttgcgctcctcacgtctctgaatcccatcaggactctacgcactttattcccttagttgatctcacccaaaactaagagttgctatgacccaaagtcgaagacttgctaaaccaatttgtctcacacataaatgtttattgtatagataaatctgtctcccgtaataaacctatgagttttgttccatcttttgataaatcaaggtgaacatgaaccaattgatatactgggcttatattcctgaaggacaacctagaaatatcaatcacctcacaataatcttaatcatatggtagcgaaacaagatattgtggaatcacaaacgatgagacgaagatgtttgtgaatactttttatcttgcctatcggagaatcaatctcgagcaaatctta encodes:
- the LOC113346641 gene encoding DEAD-box ATP-dependent RNA helicase 9, mitochondrial-like — encoded protein: MASSSLLFSPLPSTAFLHKNPNLSATSSSSLLCNFSPLSISISVNSNNNKRRTCFYVSSSSVVGYPISAEISASFDAGNGTSRSSGSRSSSSSGGGDGGGNLDIAQLGISDEIVSALSRRGITQLFPIQRAVLEPAMAGRDMIGRAITGSGKTLAFGIPILDKIIRNRSPRRQRRSPSALVLAPTRELARQVQKEFKESAPNLSSACLYGGVPITNQIRSLGMGIDIAVGTPGRIIDLVERGALNLSEVKFVVLDEADQMLAVGFQEDVERILNYLPEERQCMLFSATMPSWVNELSRKYLNKPVVVDLVGDSHQKLADGISLFSIVSSNSGKENTLSSLISTYGQGGKSIIFTRTKKDAEELSRSMGGALSSKALHGNMQQFQRDKTLAAFRDGRFNVLVATDVAARGLDIPNVDLVIHFEIPNTSEIFVHRSGRTGRAGKKGTAILMYTKAQRRSVTTIERDLGCKFKELPSIAGSIGSMDGNERSYGRYSDSGSGMNRQFGNYSESRGNSGERQYGGYSGSRGNSSERQYGGYSGSRGNSSERQPGGYSGSRGNSSERQFGGYGGSRGSSSERQFGGHGGSRGSSSERQFGGYGGSRGSSSERQYGGSRGDAYETRSQESRGSRPSEDRFGGIENSRSNDYSRISDSMSIPFAKSRGSQSNRYNDNESKQSSEDGSVEKKRDAGFKQILDMLREQT